The genomic window tatatatataaaaaaagttatatttattatgtttatatgcATGATGGGCAGAATTTGAATGCTTGGGTGTGTGCcttgcaaatgtatttttgacatttgatgcAAACGGTGCTGGTCTTGGTGTCCTTTTTGTTAGGGCAGCACTGgcatctcttcctcttctttccagTAAGCAAAGCTAGATGCATAGGTAAGGTTGCAGCCTTGGCTTGAATCTGCATCATCACGTTAGCAGAGACAGGGGTTCGAAGTAGACATTGCTGTTGTTCGATATGAGGGCTCACCAGAGCTTTTCCCAAAAGTCTTTGCTTTGCCCTTTTCTTTGACTTCACTGTCTTTGAACATGAGTTAGatcctcctctctgtgtaaATTCAGCATCACTGGTATCATCTTCATCCATGCTATCTGAGGAGAGCGGCTGCCAGAAATTGGCTGTTTCTGATCCTCCATAgccatcttcttcctcctctgttttcaACCACTCAGCTGAAGAGATGGGAAGAagctcttcttctctgctggtCTCAGTTTGGGTTTGACAGCAAGAGGACGGCTGCATGCTCTGTTCATACTTAAAACAAGCAACAGCATCATGTTGTGACAGGTCCTGCAGTTTCTCTTGGTCCCGGCTGGCCCGGTGTTCCTGAGGCTCTGGAAATGCATCTGCACTGTGTGTTGGCTGGGTGGAGGCCTCTGCTTCAGAAACGCTGACCTCCTGGGAGACTGGGGAGAAAGTGTTCAATAGAATATTATTTTTAACACTTTCAGTTTTCCCTTACCACTCATCCATACCATGTATTGTAACTTTGTGAGATACCaaggaaaaaaatcagcatATGACACATGTACAAGTGTGTTCTAATGCAAGGattagatgatgatgatatgttatactgtatatctttatTAATAATACCACTTACATAGTGTAAGTTTGTCATTGTCACAATTACCAATATACACAAGACTGAGGTCCTCTTCCACTACACAGTTATGGCTAAACACAGCAACATCCAGGTAAATGCAGTTGTCACGGCAGAAGGTggataaagaaatattttctgcaaaatCAGGAAAGAAGGCATCCCCTTTACTCAAGGTAATCAacataatattttcttttagagctgcaatgattagttgattaattgattagttgccaactattaaattaatagttgtgagtcatttttttaaagaaaaatatgtccaaaatCAGGGAAGAGGGCAACACCTTTGCTCAAGGTAATCAAATTAATATATccttttagagctgcaacgattagttaattaatcgattatgctataataaaaatatgctaTTATAtggtgaaaacatgtttcatcttttttatttgtcactttttcatTGTCCCACTTTAGAAAATGTGGTTTGAAAAGTGGGATAGCTGGTTTTAATAATGTGGGACAGTCATGTATGATCTTAAATTGGTGAAATATGCATTCCAGCTCATTAAATGTGCAATACCAATAGTTATT from Thunnus maccoyii chromosome 3, fThuMac1.1, whole genome shotgun sequence includes these protein-coding regions:
- the LOC121891011 gene encoding uncharacterized protein LOC121891011; this encodes MADKLQQLRVFVNERLTAAAEEIFSAVERTILEYRNDIYLSKEDVKHSGLLLLAEGLNRQVQVEVFTAVSQEVSVSEAEASTQPTHSADAFPEPQEHRASRDQEKLQDLSQHDAVACFKYEQSMQPSSCCQTQTETSREEELLPISSAEWLKTEEEEDGYGGSETANFWQPLSSDSMDEDDTSDAEFTQRGGSNSCSKTVKSKKRAKQRLLGKALVSPHIEQQQCLLRTPVSANVMMQIQAKAATLPMHLALLTGKKRKRCQCCPNKKDTKTSTVCIKCQKYICKAHTQAFKFCPSCI